In one Nocardioides sp. NBC_00368 genomic region, the following are encoded:
- the purH gene encoding bifunctional phosphoribosylaminoimidazolecarboxamide formyltransferase/IMP cyclohydrolase has translation MQDQIAIKRALVSVYDKTGLEDLVRGLHDAGVELVSTGGSAALIEKLGLPVTKVEDLTGFPECLDGRVKTLHPRVHAGILADRRLESHVEQLKELEVEPFDLVVSNLYPFVQTVASGAGPDEVVEQIDIGGPSMVRAAAKNHPSVAIVTSPEQYADTLAALAAGGFTYDQRKALAAAAFVHTATYDVHVASWMGNVLTDTSDGSGFPAWAGATWDRQAVLRYGENPHQPAALYRSGFGPGGLAAAEQLHGKEMSYNNYVDTDAARRAAYDQGDQPTVAIIKHANPCGVAVGADVAEAHRRAHECDPVSAFGGVIATNVPVSKQMAEQVAEVFTEVIVAPGYEDGAVEVLQGKKNIRILVAEPLATSGVETRPISGGLLMQHTDTFQAEGDDPANWTLATGEAADEATLADLAFAWKAVRAAKSNAILLARDGAAVGIGMGQVNRVDSCRLAVERANTLAEGAERARGSVAASDAFFPFEDGPQILIDAGVKAIVQPGGSIRDELTIKACEAAGVTMYFTGTRHFAH, from the coding sequence GTGCAGGACCAGATCGCGATCAAGAGGGCCTTGGTGTCCGTCTACGACAAGACCGGCCTCGAGGACCTGGTCCGCGGGCTCCACGACGCCGGCGTCGAGCTCGTCTCGACCGGCGGCTCGGCCGCCCTGATCGAGAAGCTCGGCCTCCCGGTGACCAAGGTCGAGGACCTGACCGGCTTCCCCGAGTGCCTCGACGGCCGCGTGAAGACGCTGCACCCGCGCGTGCACGCCGGCATCCTCGCCGACCGCCGGCTCGAGTCCCACGTCGAGCAGCTTAAGGAGCTCGAGGTGGAGCCGTTCGACCTGGTCGTCTCCAACCTCTACCCGTTCGTGCAGACCGTCGCCTCAGGTGCCGGCCCGGACGAGGTCGTCGAGCAGATCGACATCGGTGGCCCCTCGATGGTCCGCGCCGCCGCCAAGAACCACCCGTCGGTCGCCATCGTGACCAGCCCGGAGCAGTACGCCGACACCCTTGCCGCGCTTGCCGCCGGCGGGTTCACCTACGACCAGCGCAAGGCGCTCGCCGCGGCCGCGTTCGTGCACACCGCGACGTACGACGTCCACGTCGCCTCCTGGATGGGCAACGTGCTCACCGACACCTCCGACGGCTCGGGTTTCCCGGCGTGGGCCGGCGCGACCTGGGACCGCCAGGCGGTGCTGCGCTACGGCGAGAACCCGCACCAGCCGGCCGCGCTCTACCGCTCCGGCTTCGGTCCGGGCGGGCTGGCCGCCGCCGAGCAGCTGCACGGCAAGGAGATGTCCTACAACAACTACGTCGACACCGACGCCGCTCGCCGTGCGGCCTACGACCAGGGTGACCAGCCGACCGTCGCGATCATCAAGCACGCCAACCCGTGCGGCGTCGCGGTCGGCGCTGATGTCGCCGAGGCCCACCGCCGCGCCCACGAGTGCGACCCGGTCTCCGCGTTCGGCGGCGTGATCGCCACCAACGTACCGGTCTCGAAGCAGATGGCCGAGCAGGTCGCCGAGGTCTTCACCGAGGTGATCGTCGCTCCCGGTTACGAGGACGGGGCCGTCGAGGTCCTGCAGGGCAAGAAGAACATCCGCATCCTCGTCGCCGAGCCGCTCGCGACCTCCGGTGTCGAGACCCGCCCGATCAGCGGTGGTCTGCTGATGCAGCACACCGACACGTTCCAGGCCGAGGGCGACGACCCGGCCAACTGGACCCTGGCCACCGGCGAGGCCGCCGACGAGGCGACCCTGGCTGACCTGGCGTTCGCCTGGAAGGCCGTACGCGCAGCCAAGTCCAACGCGATCCTGCTGGCCCGTGACGGTGCCGCGGTCGGCATCGGCATGGGTCAGGTCAACCGCGTCGACTCCTGCCGTCTGGCCGTCGAGCGCGCCAACACGCTCGCCGAGGGCGCCGAGCGTGCCCGAGGTTCCGTCGCCGCGTCCGACGCCTTCTTCCCCTTCGAGGACGGCCCGCAGATCCTGATCGACGCCGGCGTCAAGGCGATCGTCCAGCCCGGCGGCTCCATCCGCGACGAGCTCACCATCAAGGCGTGCGAGGCGGCCGGCGTGACGATGTACTTCACCGGCACGCGCCACTTCGCACACTGA
- the purN gene encoding phosphoribosylglycinamide formyltransferase, producing the protein MALRLVVLVSGSGTNLQAVLDACASPEYGAEVVAVGADRDGIQGLTRATDAGIPTFVHRVKDFGSREEWDAALAESVAAYEPDLVVSAGFMKLVGAAFLDRFGGKTLNTHPALLPSFPGMHGARDALEYGVKVTGATLFIVDAGVDTGMIMAQVTVPVEDDDTEETLHERIKVVERSMLVESVGRIAREGYTVDGRRVRFGRA; encoded by the coding sequence GTGGCTCTTCGTCTTGTCGTCCTCGTGTCCGGCTCGGGCACCAACCTCCAGGCTGTTCTCGACGCCTGCGCGTCCCCGGAGTACGGGGCCGAGGTGGTCGCGGTCGGGGCGGACCGCGACGGCATCCAGGGATTGACCCGGGCGACCGACGCCGGGATCCCGACCTTCGTGCACCGGGTCAAGGACTTCGGGTCGCGCGAGGAGTGGGACGCGGCGCTGGCCGAGTCGGTGGCGGCGTACGAGCCGGATCTGGTGGTCTCGGCGGGCTTCATGAAGCTCGTCGGAGCTGCCTTCCTCGACCGGTTCGGGGGGAAGACGCTCAACACCCACCCGGCGCTGCTGCCGAGCTTCCCGGGGATGCACGGGGCGCGGGACGCGCTGGAGTACGGCGTGAAGGTGACCGGCGCGACGCTGTTCATCGTCGATGCCGGCGTCGACACCGGGATGATCATGGCCCAGGTGACGGTGCCGGTGGAGGATGACGACACCGAGGAGACCCTGCACGAGCGGATCAAGGTCGTCGAGCGCTCGATGCTGGTCGAGTCCGTCGGAAGGATCGCCCGTGAGGGCTACACCGTGGACGGCCGGCGGGTTCGATTCGGGCGCGCCTGA
- a CDS encoding Imm8 family immunity protein yields MKASLRSLSSFDVEELAIWRPKASSWSIGLRIVAGPDEGPGDESFDLTICSVEWVEENVAKHGVFEGRHHLIVGGFQWSSIEAYVTRRVEACRGGTWDEVAQQLGRFAYWEFEGHAE; encoded by the coding sequence ATGAAAGCATCCCTGAGGTCATTGTCGAGTTTCGACGTCGAGGAGCTGGCAATCTGGAGGCCAAAGGCGAGCTCGTGGAGCATCGGGCTCCGCATTGTGGCTGGCCCAGATGAAGGGCCCGGTGATGAGTCCTTCGACCTGACGATCTGCAGCGTGGAGTGGGTCGAGGAGAACGTGGCGAAGCACGGTGTGTTCGAAGGTCGACACCATCTGATCGTCGGCGGCTTCCAGTGGAGTTCCATTGAGGCCTACGTCACCCGCCGTGTTGAGGCGTGCCGCGGGGGCACCTGGGATGAGGTCGCCCAGCAACTCGGACGGTTTGCGTACTGGGAGTTCGAGGGCCACGCAGAATGA